A DNA window from Gillisia sp. Hel1_33_143 contains the following coding sequences:
- the ppk1 gene encoding polyphosphate kinase 1 produces MLSDPETQLRHRDLNWLSFNERVLQEAEDKNNPLYERIKFLAIFSSNLDEFFRVRVSQLRQIKRVEKSIRKKLALKPNKITKQILSEVKVHLNRFGNIYHEQIIPELAENGIYLVESNDYSSKQKEFAAALYKDNIAQYLKPQKIDLTQDSDLFLENNILYFAITFKNSDHLGVVNIPAEECGRFVEFGDNAITYIDDIIRYEIPSLFLKEEILGVYEIKMSRDAELYIEDEFNGVLAEKIYASLAQRTDGQPTRLLYDAKMPDDVQKKIRKLLNLGKIDMMPGGQYHNFSDFFSFPDPGKKEALHPKARPVIKHKILEFAEDYFKVISEKDQSVHFPYMNFDYVENFVEQAAVDPDVEIIKISLYRIADESKLTSSLLKALKNGKKVTVFVEAKARFDEENNIVWGKKFEEKGANVIYSYPKIKVHSKIMMVGRREGEKLKKYAYIGSGNFNSKTASLYCDHAIFTANKYITKELARVFKVLEGSLIIPREKHLLISPFSTRRRFTEMIMQEIENAENGIKAEITAKMNSLEDPQIIEWLYKASNAGVKIRLLIRGFTCLIPGVKGLSENIYITSILDQFLEHGRIYVFENGGDQQLFFGSADWMTRNLDRRIEVIAPILDEDIAQEFKDIFQIQLNDNVKARIQDSEETNTYVQKKEGDKEVRSQFEIYEYLKEKHSI; encoded by the coding sequence ATGCTATCAGATCCTGAGACCCAGTTAAGACATAGAGACCTTAATTGGTTAAGTTTTAATGAGAGGGTTTTACAAGAAGCTGAGGATAAGAATAATCCTCTTTATGAGAGAATTAAATTCCTTGCAATTTTTTCATCTAATTTAGATGAATTTTTTAGAGTTAGAGTTTCACAACTTAGACAGATAAAAAGGGTTGAAAAAAGTATTCGAAAGAAGCTTGCTTTAAAACCTAATAAGATCACCAAACAGATACTTTCCGAGGTTAAGGTTCATCTAAATAGATTTGGAAACATTTATCACGAACAGATAATTCCAGAACTTGCTGAAAATGGAATATACTTGGTTGAAAGTAATGATTATAGCAGTAAACAAAAAGAATTTGCTGCTGCCCTGTATAAAGATAACATTGCTCAATACCTAAAACCCCAAAAAATAGACCTTACTCAAGATTCAGATCTATTTCTTGAAAATAATATACTTTATTTTGCTATCACTTTTAAAAACAGTGATCATTTAGGGGTTGTGAACATTCCTGCAGAAGAGTGCGGTAGATTTGTAGAATTTGGCGATAATGCAATCACTTATATAGATGATATTATTAGATATGAAATACCGAGTTTATTTCTAAAGGAGGAAATATTGGGTGTTTACGAAATTAAAATGTCTAGAGATGCTGAGCTTTATATAGAAGACGAATTTAATGGGGTTCTCGCAGAAAAGATTTATGCTTCATTAGCTCAAAGAACAGATGGCCAACCTACAAGATTGCTATATGATGCAAAAATGCCGGATGACGTTCAGAAAAAGATCAGAAAACTACTTAATTTAGGGAAGATAGATATGATGCCTGGTGGGCAATATCATAATTTCAGCGATTTCTTTTCCTTTCCAGATCCTGGTAAAAAAGAAGCACTTCATCCTAAGGCACGCCCTGTAATTAAACATAAAATATTAGAATTTGCTGAAGATTACTTTAAGGTGATCTCAGAAAAAGATCAATCTGTCCATTTCCCATATATGAATTTTGATTATGTGGAAAATTTTGTTGAGCAAGCTGCTGTAGATCCTGATGTTGAAATAATAAAAATATCACTATATAGAATCGCAGATGAATCTAAATTGACTTCAAGTTTGCTAAAAGCATTAAAGAATGGTAAGAAAGTTACTGTATTTGTAGAAGCTAAAGCTAGGTTTGATGAAGAGAACAATATTGTATGGGGAAAGAAATTTGAAGAGAAAGGTGCAAATGTAATTTACAGTTACCCTAAGATAAAAGTTCACTCTAAAATAATGATGGTTGGAAGGCGTGAAGGTGAAAAGCTTAAGAAATATGCCTATATAGGTTCCGGAAATTTCAATAGTAAAACCGCTTCCCTATATTGTGATCATGCAATTTTTACTGCAAATAAATACATAACCAAAGAATTAGCTAGAGTATTCAAGGTCTTGGAAGGCTCATTAATTATACCAAGAGAGAAGCATTTACTTATTTCTCCTTTTTCTACTAGAAGAAGGTTTACAGAAATGATCATGCAAGAAATTGAAAATGCAGAGAATGGAATTAAAGCAGAGATTACTGCTAAGATGAATAGTCTTGAAGATCCACAAATTATAGAATGGCTATATAAAGCAAGCAATGCCGGCGTAAAAATTAGACTTTTAATTAGAGGTTTTACCTGTTTAATACCTGGAGTTAAGGGGCTTAGCGAAAATATTTATATTACAAGTATATTAGATCAATTTTTGGAGCATGGAAGAATATATGTATTTGAGAATGGCGGAGATCAACAACTATTTTTTGGAAGTGCAGATTGGATGACGCGTAATTTAGACCGAAGAATTGAAGTGATTGCACCAATATTAGACGAAGATATAGCTCAAGAATTCAAAGATATCTTTCAAATTCAACTAAATGATAATGTAAAAGCTAGAATTCAGGATTCGGAAGAAACGAATACTTACGTTCAGAAAAAAGAAGGAGACAAAGAGGTGAGATCTCAATTTGAGATCTATGAATATCTAAAAGAAAAGCATAGTATATGA
- a CDS encoding nucleoside phosphorylase, which yields MTLKASEFIQNPDGSVYHLNLLPHQLANTVITVGDPDRVAQVTKYFDEVEVKVHKREFHTQTGYYKGKRISVISTGIGTDNIDIVFNELDALVNIDFESREIKKDLISLDIIRIGTSGAIQKDVALDSFLVSEMGVGFDSLLHFYKADEILDIDFAQALKNQLQLKDTNGLPYVVACNKDLASKFSDGYSKGVTVTNCGFYGPQGRELRLPLSMPDLNDLMASFEFNGKRITNLEMETAGIYGLSKLLGHRAVSLNAIIANRATGAFSVDPGKLVDDLIKLSLEKLVS from the coding sequence ATGACTTTAAAGGCTTCAGAATTTATACAAAATCCAGATGGTAGTGTTTATCACCTAAATTTATTACCACATCAACTTGCAAATACTGTTATTACGGTTGGAGATCCTGATAGAGTGGCTCAAGTAACCAAATATTTTGATGAAGTTGAAGTTAAGGTTCATAAAAGAGAATTTCATACTCAAACCGGATATTACAAAGGTAAACGAATAAGCGTGATCTCCACCGGAATTGGAACCGATAATATAGATATTGTCTTTAATGAATTGGATGCCCTTGTTAATATTGATTTTGAAAGTCGAGAGATCAAAAAGGATCTTATATCATTAGATATTATCAGAATTGGAACATCTGGAGCTATTCAGAAGGATGTGGCCTTAGATAGCTTTTTAGTTTCTGAAATGGGAGTAGGATTTGATTCCTTATTACATTTTTATAAGGCGGATGAGATTTTAGATATCGATTTTGCTCAAGCCCTAAAAAATCAGCTTCAACTAAAAGATACCAATGGTTTGCCATATGTAGTGGCTTGCAATAAAGATCTTGCCTCTAAGTTTAGTGATGGTTATTCTAAAGGTGTTACTGTAACTAACTGCGGATTCTATGGCCCTCAAGGGAGAGAATTAAGATTGCCTCTAAGCATGCCAGATCTTAATGATCTTATGGCTTCTTTTGAATTTAACGGAAAAAGAATTACCAATCTAGAAATGGAAACAGCCGGTATTTATGGTCTTTCAAAATTGCTAGGTCACCGCGCAGTTTCTTTAAACGCTATTATTGCTAATAGAGCTACCGGAGCTTTTAGTGTAGATCCAGGTAAATTAGTAGATGATCTTATTAAATTAAGCTTGGAGAAATTGGTGAGCTAA
- a CDS encoding DUF1835 domain-containing protein: protein MANQLHITNGDGLTDTIKQLNLGGETVVWREMLCEGPTVYELGSEEFIELRTNFLTSHYNITKDYYQTQFLEELYKLSKVNEFDEVVLWFEFDLFSHINMLAMISHLENLKLNVPVYLVCSKKLKGEAEFNPLSQLSLKDLNNHYVKRIHLNEDDLEMAALMWQLYNGENPQKLKLLIKKKTNFEYLSSCIRAHIERFPNSTTGINTLEKNILKLIDRNNISSKNQLLGYALEYQGYFGYGDSQMQRILDKLERFYKEENNQIQLTAEGTEALNGSRNFYQVLKNDEFFGGVKMYDFLYDSVSHNILKL from the coding sequence ATGGCAAATCAATTGCATATTACCAACGGTGATGGGTTAACCGATACTATTAAACAGCTAAATCTAGGTGGAGAAACTGTAGTTTGGCGCGAGATGCTTTGTGAAGGTCCTACGGTTTATGAACTGGGATCTGAAGAATTTATTGAGCTTCGTACTAATTTTCTAACTTCACATTATAATATCACGAAAGATTATTATCAAACTCAATTTCTAGAAGAGCTTTATAAATTGTCTAAGGTTAATGAGTTTGATGAAGTTGTGCTGTGGTTCGAGTTCGATCTGTTTTCTCATATAAATATGCTGGCTATGATAAGCCATTTGGAAAATCTTAAACTTAATGTTCCTGTTTACCTAGTGTGTAGTAAGAAGCTTAAAGGAGAAGCAGAATTTAATCCTCTCTCTCAATTAAGTCTTAAAGATCTTAATAATCATTATGTAAAACGAATACATCTTAATGAAGATGATCTAGAAATGGCTGCTTTAATGTGGCAATTATATAATGGAGAAAATCCACAGAAATTAAAGTTGCTTATTAAAAAGAAAACCAACTTTGAATATCTTTCTAGCTGTATTAGAGCGCATATTGAACGTTTTCCCAACTCAACGACAGGAATTAATACCCTAGAAAAGAATATTCTAAAACTTATTGATAGAAATAACATCTCCAGTAAAAATCAGCTATTAGGATACGCTTTGGAGTATCAAGGTTATTTTGGTTATGGAGATTCTCAAATGCAGCGAATCTTAGATAAATTAGAGCGATTTTATAAAGAAGAGAATAACCAGATTCAATTAACTGCCGAGGGTACGGAAGCTCTTAATGGTTCGCGCAATTTTTATCAAGTACTTAAAAACGATGAATTTTTTGGTGGAGTTAAAATGTATGATTTTTTATATGACTCTGTCTCACATAATATTTTAAAACTATAG
- a CDS encoding translation initiation factor — MAKKKLGLEDLGGFVFSTNDDFDPDINSQNSIDETPAPKDQRLEAHFSNKGRGGKTVTVIKGFEGSDEDLNTLGKLLKKKCGVGGSVKDGEIIIQGDVREKIIKFLKDDGYKVKRVGG, encoded by the coding sequence ATGGCAAAGAAAAAGTTAGGATTGGAAGATCTTGGCGGTTTCGTATTTTCAACTAATGACGATTTTGACCCTGATATAAATAGTCAGAATTCAATTGATGAGACTCCCGCGCCAAAAGATCAACGATTAGAAGCTCATTTTAGCAATAAAGGTCGCGGTGGCAAAACTGTAACAGTCATTAAAGGTTTTGAAGGTAGCGATGAAGATCTAAATACTTTAGGAAAATTGCTGAAGAAGAAATGCGGTGTGGGAGGATCTGTGAAAGATGGTGAAATTATTATACAGGGAGATGTGAGAGAAAAGATCATAAAATTCCTAAAAGATGATGGTTATAAGGTAAAGAGAGTGGGTGGCTAA
- a CDS encoding isopenicillin N synthase family dioxygenase — protein MNNIPSVDLSDFLSEDPKRKQKFVDEIGKAYEEIGFVSLRNHFLSDDLVDELYKEVKSFFDLPLEIKEKYEIEGLGGQRGYISFGKEHAKGKKEGDLKEFWHFGQEASADAALIEEYPENVHVEELMDFNHTGMEAYRMLEKTGIYVLRALAIYIGLDEHYFDHWASNGNSILRPIHYPPINEEPKGAERAGAHGDINLITLLMGASTGGLQVLRKDGEWIDAIPSEDELVINVGDMLERLTNNKLKSTIHKVINPPKDQWGKPRYSIPFFMHPRSEMPLNCLEECIDENNPKQYEDITAGEFLHQRLVEIGLIKK, from the coding sequence ATGAATAATATACCTAGCGTAGATCTATCAGATTTTTTATCTGAGGATCCCAAAAGGAAACAAAAATTTGTTGATGAAATTGGGAAAGCCTATGAAGAGATAGGTTTTGTGTCCTTGAGAAATCATTTCTTAAGCGATGATCTTGTTGATGAATTATATAAAGAAGTAAAGTCTTTCTTTGATCTACCTTTAGAGATTAAGGAGAAATATGAAATTGAAGGTCTTGGAGGACAGAGAGGTTATATTTCTTTTGGAAAAGAGCATGCTAAGGGCAAAAAAGAAGGAGATCTTAAAGAATTTTGGCATTTTGGTCAGGAAGCGTCGGCAGATGCAGCTTTAATTGAAGAGTATCCAGAAAATGTACATGTTGAAGAACTTATGGACTTCAATCATACAGGTATGGAAGCCTATAGAATGTTAGAGAAAACAGGAATTTATGTTCTAAGAGCTCTAGCTATATATATTGGTTTGGATGAGCATTATTTTGATCATTGGGCAAGTAATGGTAATAGTATATTAAGACCTATTCATTATCCTCCAATTAATGAAGAGCCTAAAGGAGCTGAACGAGCCGGTGCACATGGAGATATAAACCTAATTACCCTACTTATGGGGGCTTCTACCGGAGGACTGCAAGTATTGCGTAAAGATGGAGAGTGGATTGATGCCATTCCATCAGAAGATGAATTGGTTATTAATGTAGGTGATATGTTAGAAAGACTTACTAATAACAAATTAAAATCTACTATACATAAAGTTATTAATCCGCCTAAAGACCAATGGGGTAAACCTAGATACTCGATACCATTCTTTATGCATCCACGAAGTGAGATGCCACTAAATTGTCTTGAGGAGTGTATAGATGAAAATAATCCAAAGCAATATGAAGATATAACTGCAGGGGAATTTTTACATCAAAGACTTGTAGAAATAGGACTTATTAAAAAATAA
- a CDS encoding thiamine pyrophosphate-dependent enzyme: MATITSPNTMMKFSRMNLKDSELLDLYKKMLKPRLIEEKMLILLRQGRISKWFSGIGQEAISIGVTSALEEDEYILPMHRNLGVFTTREIPLYRLFSQWQGKANGFTKGRDRSFHFGTQEFKIIGMISHLGPQLGVADGIALAHKLQNEKKITAVFTGEGGTSEGDFHEALNIASVWDLPVLFCVENNGYGLSTPTTEQFRCKNIMDRGIGYGMEAHKIDGNNILEVYNKVSEIAASVRENPRPVLLEFVTFRMRGHEEASGTKYVPEELMTEWADKDPILNFKNFLEENNILTEEIHTKYQKEIKSEINEHLQMAFDEAVITADLETELNDVYSYYEHEEFSAGKEVEEIRFIDAISLGLKQSMQKHKDLVLMGQDIADYGGVFKITDGFLEEFGKHRVRNTPICESGVVAAAMGLSIKGIKSMVEMQFADFVSSGFNPIVNYLAKVNYRWGQNADVVVRMPCGAGVGAGPFHSQTNEAWFTKTPGLKVVYPAFPYDAKGLLNTAFNDPNPVLFFEHKGLYRSVRQEVPTNYYTIPFGKAALLKEGSTATIITYGAPVHWSLEILNNNVEYSVDLLDLRTLQPLDSEAIYSSVKKTGRVLIITEDSGFGSIASDISAMITENCFEHLDAPVLRLSSLETPIPFASMLEEQYLSKQRIKEKLDELISY; encoded by the coding sequence ATGGCAACCATAACTTCTCCCAATACAATGATGAAATTTTCTAGAATGAATCTTAAAGATTCAGAACTTCTCGATCTATATAAAAAAATGCTAAAGCCACGACTCATAGAGGAGAAGATGCTTATCTTATTAAGACAGGGAAGAATTTCTAAATGGTTTAGCGGAATTGGCCAAGAAGCGATCTCTATTGGAGTAACTAGTGCTTTAGAAGAAGATGAGTACATACTGCCAATGCATAGAAACCTTGGAGTATTTACTACCAGAGAGATACCATTATATAGACTTTTTTCTCAATGGCAAGGAAAGGCCAATGGGTTTACTAAAGGACGTGATAGAAGCTTTCATTTTGGAACCCAAGAGTTTAAGATCATTGGGATGATATCTCATCTTGGTCCACAATTAGGAGTAGCAGATGGAATAGCCTTGGCTCATAAGCTACAAAATGAAAAAAAAATTACCGCGGTCTTTACAGGAGAAGGTGGAACTAGTGAGGGTGATTTCCATGAAGCTCTTAATATAGCTTCGGTTTGGGATCTTCCAGTATTATTTTGCGTAGAAAATAATGGGTACGGTCTTTCTACACCAACTACAGAGCAGTTTCGTTGCAAAAATATTATGGATAGAGGGATAGGATATGGAATGGAAGCTCATAAAATAGATGGGAATAATATTTTAGAAGTCTATAATAAGGTTTCAGAAATTGCCGCAAGCGTTCGAGAAAATCCAAGGCCAGTATTATTAGAATTCGTAACGTTTAGAATGCGTGGGCATGAAGAAGCGAGTGGTACAAAGTATGTTCCTGAGGAATTGATGACAGAATGGGCAGACAAAGACCCAATTTTAAATTTTAAGAATTTTTTGGAAGAAAATAATATTCTTACTGAGGAGATACATACAAAATACCAAAAAGAGATAAAATCTGAAATAAATGAACATCTACAAATGGCTTTTGATGAAGCAGTTATAACTGCAGATCTGGAAACAGAGTTAAATGATGTGTATAGCTATTATGAGCATGAAGAATTTTCTGCAGGTAAAGAAGTAGAAGAAATTAGATTTATTGATGCTATATCGCTAGGATTAAAACAATCTATGCAAAAGCATAAGGATCTTGTTCTAATGGGGCAGGATATAGCAGATTATGGAGGGGTATTCAAAATAACAGATGGATTTCTTGAAGAATTTGGAAAACACAGAGTTAGAAACACACCTATATGCGAGTCTGGAGTTGTAGCAGCTGCCATGGGTCTCTCGATAAAAGGAATAAAATCTATGGTAGAAATGCAATTTGCAGATTTTGTGAGCTCTGGCTTTAATCCCATAGTTAACTATTTGGCTAAAGTAAATTACCGCTGGGGACAAAATGCAGATGTAGTTGTGAGAATGCCCTGTGGTGCTGGAGTAGGAGCAGGGCCATTTCATAGTCAGACAAATGAAGCCTGGTTTACTAAAACTCCGGGATTAAAAGTTGTTTATCCCGCATTTCCATATGATGCAAAAGGTTTATTAAATACAGCATTTAATGATCCAAACCCGGTACTTTTCTTTGAGCATAAAGGCTTATATAGAAGTGTTAGACAGGAAGTTCCAACTAATTATTATACCATTCCTTTTGGAAAAGCGGCGTTGCTGAAAGAAGGAAGTACTGCTACAATTATTACTTATGGAGCTCCAGTACATTGGAGCCTGGAAATATTAAATAATAATGTAGAGTACAGTGTAGATCTATTGGATCTTAGAACTTTACAACCTCTGGATAGTGAAGCAATCTATAGTTCTGTGAAGAAAACTGGTAGAGTTTTAATTATAACAGAAGATTCCGGCTTTGGAAGCATAGCTTCAGATATATCTGCCATGATAACAGAAAATTGTTTTGAACATCTAGATGCTCCGGTATTAAGATTGAGCAGTTTAGAAACTCCAATACCGTTCGCATCTATGCTAGAAGAGCAGTATTTATCTAAGCAGCGTATTAAGGAAAAGTTAGACGAATTAATATCATATTAA
- a CDS encoding DUF1328 domain-containing protein, with protein sequence MIRLIVIFLIIALVAAIFGFGGIAEGSADIAKIIFYIFIVLLVISLISRLFRR encoded by the coding sequence ATGATACGATTAATCGTTATTTTCTTAATTATTGCTCTTGTAGCCGCAATCTTTGGATTTGGTGGTATTGCTGAAGGATCAGCAGACATAGCAAAAATAATTTTTTATATTTTTATCGTGTTACTTGTAATCTCTTTAATAAGTAGATTATTTAGACGATAA
- a CDS encoding lipocalin family protein produces MKKLLFVIAAALLIVSCGPSKVATQARKSFDGNWMLNSVTYPNNTGIFDVTLFNDASAACFKGSTWTFVSNNNQGNYSVVGADCTAGERYFNWAVDEENSTAGSFDFLLKPTDSKHKSTTGNQGFRLNLVSLSETSMIWEQTVTLEGKPFVIRMNFTKI; encoded by the coding sequence ATGAAAAAATTGTTATTTGTAATTGCTGCGGCGTTACTTATTGTTTCTTGTGGACCTAGCAAGGTAGCCACTCAAGCAAGAAAATCATTTGACGGGAACTGGATGCTAAACAGCGTTACTTACCCAAACAATACCGGAATTTTTGACGTAACATTATTTAACGATGCTTCGGCTGCATGTTTTAAAGGTAGTACTTGGACATTTGTATCGAACAACAACCAAGGTAACTATTCTGTAGTAGGAGCAGATTGCACTGCTGGAGAACGTTATTTCAATTGGGCTGTAGATGAAGAAAATTCTACTGCTGGAAGTTTTGATTTCTTATTAAAACCAACAGATAGTAAGCATAAATCTACTACTGGAAACCAAGGATTCAGATTAAATCTTGTTTCATTGTCAGAAACTTCAATGATCTGGGAACAAACCGTTACATTAGAAGGTAAACCTTTTGTAATTAGAATGAACTTTACAAAAATTTAA
- a CDS encoding OmpA family protein, whose product MKKGLKTIAAVFMAASLLVGCEATKNANNKQKGAVIGATSGAVLGGVIGNNTKGGNTALGAIIGGVVGGAAGGYIGTRMDKQAKQIEQEIPGAEVERVGEGINVTFDESSGVYFDSEKYSVNAKSQETLKKLIGIFKEYPDTNVLVEGHTDDTGSESYNLTLSKNRAQAVTSYLVNNGLSSGRFDTKWYGESQPKYDNTTEDGRAKNRRVELAIVANEKMKQEAEQATSEE is encoded by the coding sequence ATGAAAAAAGGATTAAAAACAATAGCAGCAGTATTTATGGCAGCCAGCCTTTTGGTAGGTTGTGAGGCTACTAAAAATGCTAATAATAAGCAAAAAGGTGCTGTAATAGGTGCCACTAGTGGTGCTGTATTAGGAGGAGTTATTGGTAACAATACAAAAGGTGGTAACACTGCGCTAGGTGCTATTATTGGTGGTGTTGTTGGTGGTGCTGCTGGTGGATACATCGGAACTAGAATGGATAAGCAAGCTAAGCAAATTGAACAGGAAATTCCTGGAGCAGAAGTAGAAAGAGTTGGTGAAGGAATCAATGTTACTTTTGATGAAAGTAGTGGAGTTTATTTTGATTCAGAGAAATATAGTGTTAACGCTAAATCTCAAGAAACATTAAAAAAACTTATTGGTATTTTTAAAGAATATCCAGACACCAACGTATTAGTTGAAGGCCATACAGACGATACAGGTAGCGAAAGCTATAACCTAACATTATCTAAGAACAGAGCACAAGCTGTAACTTCTTATTTAGTAAATAATGGTCTTTCTAGTGGGCGATTTGATACTAAATGGTATGGTGAATCTCAGCCTAAATATGATAATACTACTGAAGATGGTAGAGCTAAGAACAGAAGAGTAGAATTAGCGATTGTTGCTAATGAGAAAATGAAGCAAGAAGCTGAACAGGCTACTTCTGAAGAATAA
- a CDS encoding NAD(P)/FAD-dependent oxidoreductase produces MKEQKKVTVLGGGLAGLTAAIHLSKYGFEVCVIEKEAYPRHKVCGEYISAEILPYLKSLELDLEELSPEHISKLIYSTTSGNKIETELDLGGIGLSRYALDHFLYQKAVKIGVKVLQDTVVNVVFIEEKFRVDTINSRSIVSDLVLGAYGKRSNLDKKLKREFIENKNGWLGIKSHYSNSNFPEDTVALHNFEGGYCGLSKTETGAVNVCYLATYKSFKKHKDPEAFKLNVLYKNPYLKEFFENSTQLFDKDLSIAQISFERKSIVEDHILMLGDAAGLIHPLCGNGMAMAMHSAKIASEAIINNYNDFKLDRMALEQEYRSQWKSNFSSRLKFGGILQRVLLNPILAESTQKVVSIIPSILPFIIKKTHGSPIV; encoded by the coding sequence GTGAAAGAACAAAAAAAGGTGACCGTATTAGGTGGTGGATTAGCAGGACTTACTGCAGCTATTCATTTATCCAAATATGGGTTTGAAGTTTGCGTAATAGAAAAGGAGGCATACCCACGTCATAAAGTTTGTGGTGAATATATTTCGGCAGAAATTCTGCCCTATCTAAAATCTTTAGAGCTAGATCTGGAGGAACTCTCTCCGGAGCATATTTCGAAATTAATATATAGTACCACCTCTGGTAATAAAATTGAAACTGAGCTTGATCTTGGTGGAATTGGTTTAAGTAGATATGCTTTAGATCATTTCCTATATCAAAAAGCAGTTAAGATTGGAGTGAAGGTATTACAAGATACTGTTGTTAACGTTGTTTTCATTGAAGAAAAATTTAGGGTAGATACTATAAATTCTAGATCTATTGTAAGTGATTTGGTGCTTGGCGCTTATGGTAAAAGATCAAATCTTGACAAGAAATTAAAAAGAGAATTTATTGAGAATAAAAACGGATGGTTAGGAATTAAATCGCATTACTCAAATTCAAATTTTCCTGAAGACACAGTGGCGTTACATAATTTTGAAGGTGGATATTGCGGACTTTCAAAAACCGAAACAGGTGCTGTTAACGTATGTTATCTGGCAACCTATAAAAGTTTTAAAAAGCATAAAGATCCTGAAGCCTTTAAGTTGAATGTACTTTACAAGAATCCCTACTTAAAAGAATTTTTTGAAAATTCAACGCAGTTATTTGATAAGGATCTAAGCATAGCACAAATATCTTTTGAAAGAAAGTCAATTGTAGAAGATCATATTTTAATGTTAGGAGATGCGGCTGGTCTTATACATCCGCTATGTGGAAACGGTATGGCTATGGCTATGCATAGCGCTAAAATAGCTTCAGAAGCAATTATAAATAATTATAACGATTTTAAGTTAGATCGTATGGCACTGGAACAGGAATATCGCTCCCAATGGAAATCTAATTTCAGCTCAAGGTTAAAATTTGGTGGAATACTTCAAAGAGTATTACTAAACCCAATTTTAGCGGAGAGCACTCAAAAAGTAGTGAGTATTATTCCTTCAATCTTACCATTCATTATAAAAAAAACCCACGGTAGCCCCATTGTATGA
- a CDS encoding methyltransferase domain-containing protein yields the protein MNKINTDKRTEEAEIMDDFDLQGEELEKTLNDLDNINKWLGGNKITLDGVKELLQGLPKEVTYSIADVGCGNGAVLREIAKWGRSNSYKLQLFGIDANEYAMDIGRKLSVEFPEIKFKALNIFSETYKNERFDVVLCTLTLHHFKDAEIVQLMQLFIEQSRLGVVINDLQRSKIAYRLFQAFCFVFINNEIARKDGLISILRGFKKEDLEKYSKHISAKNQEITWKWAFRYQWIIQK from the coding sequence ATGAATAAAATAAATACTGATAAAAGAACAGAGGAAGCCGAGATCATGGACGATTTCGATCTTCAAGGTGAAGAGCTAGAAAAGACACTTAATGATCTCGACAACATAAATAAATGGTTGGGTGGAAATAAGATTACCTTAGATGGAGTGAAAGAATTGCTTCAAGGTCTTCCAAAAGAGGTTACCTATAGCATTGCAGATGTTGGGTGCGGAAATGGGGCTGTACTTCGAGAAATAGCGAAATGGGGCAGAAGTAATAGCTATAAACTTCAATTATTTGGAATTGATGCCAATGAATATGCTATGGATATTGGCCGAAAATTATCTGTTGAATTTCCCGAAATTAAATTTAAAGCATTAAACATTTTTAGCGAAACCTATAAAAATGAGAGATTTGATGTAGTACTTTGTACCTTAACCCTACATCATTTTAAAGATGCAGAAATTGTGCAATTAATGCAACTGTTCATAGAGCAGTCAAGGTTAGGGGTGGTTATAAACGATCTACAAAGAAGCAAAATTGCGTATAGATTGTTTCAGGCGTTCTGTTTTGTTTTTATCAATAATGAAATTGCCAGAAAAGATGGACTAATCTCCATTTTAAGAGGCTTCAAAAAGGAAGATTTAGAAAAATACTCCAAGCATATCAGTGCTAAAAATCAAGAAATCACTTGGAAATGGGCTTTTAGATATCAATGGATCATTCAGAAATAA